One segment of Brassica napus cultivar Da-Ae chromosome C3, Da-Ae, whole genome shotgun sequence DNA contains the following:
- the LOC106421377 gene encoding LEC14B protein-like, translated as MFFGPSEFDVDDMGYAMSRLETEPDAGKDFSGVGSSSSSGSHISSEHLDHDEINQITKLKSSPHQRYSRVVPGRHELPVSTVRMIAGRESNFSGRGGRFSAADCCHMLSRYLPVKGPWLVDQMNSRAYVSQFSTDGSLFIAGFQGSHIRIYNVEKGWKVQKDILAKSLRWTVTDTSLSPDQRNLVYASMSPMVHIVDVGSGTTESHANVTEIHDGLDFSSDEDGGYSFGIFSVKFSTDGRELVAGSSDESIYVYDLEANKVSLRTVAHTSDVNTVCFADESGNLILSGGDDNLCKVWDRRCFIGRDKAAGVLVGHLEGVTFIDSRGDGRYFISNGKDQTIKLWDIRKMSSTPPAKHDVIRNYEWDYRWMDYPPEARDLKHPFDQSVATYKGHSVLRTLIRCYFSPSHSTGQKYIYTGSNDSSVYIYDLVSGDKVAVLKHHSSPVRDCNWHPNYPTLISSSWDGDLVKWEFPGRGEAPIMSKKRVRRRHLYY; from the exons ATGTTTTTTGGACCAAGTGAGTTTGATGTTGATGACATGGGTTATGCAATGAGTAGACTTGAGACTGAACCCGATGCTGGAAAAGACTTTTCTGGAGTtggtagtagtagtagtagtggTAGTCACATATCAAGTGAGCATTTAGACCATGATGAGATCAACCAGATCACTAAGTTGAAGTCTAGTCCTCACCAACGGTATAGCCGTGTAGTCCCTGGGAGACATGAGCTACCTGTTTCCACTGTGAGGATGATAGCTGGTCGAGAAAGTAACTTCTCTGGAAGAGGAGGGAGATTCTCCGCAGCTGATTGTTGCCATATGCTTAGCAGATATTTGCCTGTTAAGGGTCCTTGGCTTGTAGATCAAATGAACAGCCGAGCTTATGTCTCTCAGTTTTCAACTGATGGATCTCTCTTCATTGCTGGGTTTCAG GGAAGCCATATCCGGATTTATAATGTTGAGAAGGGTTGGAAAGTTCAAAAGGATATTCTTGCAAAAAGCTTGCGTTGGACTGTTACTGATACTTCTCTGTCCCCTGATCAGCGAAACCTG GTGTATGCAAGCATGTCACCTATGGTTCACATCGTCGATGTTGGGTCTGGTACAACCGAGTCTCATGCAAATGTTACG GAGATACATGATGGTTTAGACTTCTCTTCTGATGAAGATGGAGGGTACTCTTTTGGAATATTCTCTGTTAAATTTTCAACAGATGGACGAGAACTTGTTGCTGGGAGCAGTGATGAATCTATTTATGTTTATGATCTTGAAGCTAATAAAGTTTCACTCCGGACTGTTGCACACACG TCTGATGTAAATACTGTGTGTTTCGCCGATGAAAGTGGAAACCTGATTTTATCTGGAGGTGATGATAACCTCTGCAAG GTGTGGGATAGGCGTTGTTTCATTGGGAGAGATAAGGCAGCTGGTGTTCTAGTAGGACACCTCGAAGGTGTTACATTTATCGATAGCCGTGGAGATGGTCGCTATTTCATATCTAATGGCAAAGACCAGACCATCAAGTTATGGGATATTAGAAAAATGTCCTCAACCCCACCTGCAAA GCATGACGTTATCAGAAACTATGAATGGGATTATAGATGGATGGATTACCCTCCAGAGGCAAGAGATCTAAAGCACCCTTTTGATCAGTCAGTGGCCACGTATAAAGGCCACTCAGTGTTGCGTACTCTGATCCGTTGCTACTTCTCTCCATCACATAG TACTGGCCAAAAGTACATATACACAGGATCCAACGACAGTTCTGTCTACATATACGACTTG GTAAGTGGTGATAAAGTGGCAGTGCTAAAGCACCATAGTTCACCTGTAAGAGACTGTAACTGGCATCCAAATTACCCTACGCTTATAAGCTCGTCATGGGACGGAGATCTTGTTAAATGGGAATTCCCGGGGAGGGGTGAGGCGCCAATCATGAgcaagaagagggttcggagGAGACATTTATACTACTGA
- the LOC106443023 gene encoding probable 2-oxoglutarate-dependent dioxygenase AOP1, which produces MGSDSTPQLPVIYLSDQTLKPGSEKWVEVRSDVRKALEDYGAFEVSYDRVSEELKESVLETMKELFQLPVEAKRRNVSPKPYTGYMTHNGVSESLGIQDANVLEKVNEFTQLLRPDCEGNKSTSERIHKFSEKLAELDVMVRRMVFESFGIEDYFDENLKSMNYRLRLMKYTAPRDVDTNVAAGANDAGDGANTNNNGNTGADAGAGDSASTGDNDKVVASDDANAGADTNDIVVGIANVHIDDDANDVAKANGDVGAGVDANTNDCASVKSNADVDNVNANASVGTNGDGDTNANVGAHLEEKKLGLPSHTDKNLLTVLYQHEIEGLEVLTKDEKWIRLKPSHNSFVVIAGDSLYVRSNDDQTWPRHRRGRGGTGSQSRDSSHFQDSSSPHNSYHTSPSPSRDHLPYLTPYSHGWGQTW; this is translated from the exons ATGGGTTCAGACAGTACTCCTCAACTTCCAGTCATCTATCTCTCGGACCAAACCCTAAAACCAGGAAGTGAGAAGTGGGTTGAAGTGAGGAGTGATGTCCGTAAAGCTCTTGAAGACTACGGCGCTTTCGAGGTGTCATATGATAGAGTGTCAGAGGAGCTTAAGGAATCGGTTTTGGAAACCATGAAAGAGCTTTTCCAGCTACCTGTTGAGGCCAAAAGAAGAAACGTGTCTCCCAAACCCTACACTGGATATATGACTCATAATGGTGTTTCCGAGAGTCTGGGGATCCAGGATGCCAATGTTTTGGAGAAAGTTAACGAATTTACTCAACTGCTACGCCCTGATTGTGAGGGTAACAAGAGTACCAG CGAAAGGATACATAAGTTTTCAGAGAAGTTAGCAGAATTGGATGTAATGGTGAGAAGAATGGTATTTGAGAGCTTTGGGATAGAGGATTACTTTGATGAGAACCTCAAGTCAATGAATTACCGTCTACGACTGATGAAGTATACAGCACCACGTGATGTTGATACTAATGTTGCGGCAGGTGCTAATGATGCTGGTGATGGTGCTAATACGAATAACAATGGTAATACTGGTGCGGATGCTGGTGCTGGCGATTCAGCCAGTACTGGTGACAATGACAAGGTTGTTGCTAGTGATGATGCTAATGCTGGTGCTGATACTAATGATATTGTTGTTGGTATTGCTAACGTTCATATTGATGATGATGCTAATGATGTTGCTAAAGCTAATGGCGACGTTGGTGCTGGTGTTGATGCTAATACTAATGATTGTGCTAGTGTTAAGTCTAACGCCGACGTTGATAATGTTAATGCTAATGCCAGTGTTGGTACGAATGGTGATGGTGATACTAATGCTAATGTTGGCGCTCATCTTGAGGAGAAGAAATTAGGCTTACCTTCTCATACTGATAAAAACCTTTTGACAGTACTTTATCAACATGAGATTGAAGGTTTGGAGGTGTTAACCAAAGATGAAAAGTGGATCAGATTGAAACCATCTCATAACTCTTTCGTTGTTATCGCTGGAGATTCTCTATATGTAAG gtctaatgatgatcagacctGGCCTCGACatcgtcgtggtcgtggtggtacggggagccagtctcgggattccagccattttcaggattcctctTCGCCTCACaactcctaccatacatctccctct CCcagtcgtgaccatcttccctatctcactccgtattcACATGGatggggtcaaacatggtaa